Proteins encoded in a region of the Anopheles aquasalis chromosome 2, idAnoAquaMG_Q_19, whole genome shotgun sequence genome:
- the LOC126572069 gene encoding myogenesis-regulating glycosidase isoform X3, with the protein MMSNDFETHSVLSNQASITSINSLASLLKEKMQNVPAIIRKKKRETKDYKLRAFVGFLFLVIVFLVGYAYVMYNQKLLSRSYFESIKFHKKTRNFRLLDGKGADLLTGVLGNTLPIEQPYNCLPHDLKDDGSVCYEWNSKARLYMNQVKSPSPDIKCYSFQWESLLDGLFPIDCFDVGGDRGFWYGGGITKGNDYILGNATFPNSPFVTGDTNMHQWGNAVKRYFLNSKGVAIQVDERTPLYVSVNSEALNKLCLQGRNDQFAFVNKQSPYPQLKYTICSGPDMKSLHNGLMQKSLWDGLTEKDNDVIKSLLREPVWQIPASKQEHLTETAIYNYTESIIALGYLRLGHILVNEFWQKTIGDFRLDAERFATLDETVNILHRRGFRVSLTIQPFISTESSNFREAVAGKLLIYERESERSIPALTRYKSTTSAGVLDVTNNASIPWLAEKLKRISESVEIDSYFLDFGTAFNIPRYYQCAHTLVNPDEFKNYFMERFEGTLSIFGVSSAVTVPRPPAFLSLPPVNSSWSGLQTIIPTMLSYGIIGFPFLMPGPVGGDFVLPTQQLKKMYSFYEFELPPLPDKELYVRWLQLATFLPVLRFTYLPSEYRDESVTAIAKELANIRQATVVPMLERYASVAMDDGLPIIRPLWMLDSTDVNCFSISDEFSIGDGMIVAPVLTKGETVREVYLPQGVWKDGIDESLRKGSRWIHNYHVPQNKVAFFIKMPDNTRF; encoded by the exons ATGATGTCCAACGACTTCGAAACACATAGCGTGCTGAGCAATCAGGCGTcgatcaccagcatcaactCACTGGCGAGCTTGTTGAAGGAAAAAATGCAG AATGTGCCCGCTATAATCCGTAAGAAAAAGCGTGAAACTAAAGACTACAAGTTGCGTGCCTTTGTGGGATTTCTGTTTCTTGTGATCGTTTTTCTG GTCGGTTATGCATACGTTATGTACAACCAAAAGCTGCTGTCGCGATCATACTTTGAGAGCATCAAGTTCCACAAGAAAACGCGCAACTTTCGGCTGCTGGACGGGAAAGGAGCGGATCTTCTAACGGGAGTACTGGGAAACACGCTACCGATCGAGCAACCCTACAACTGTTTGCCACACGATCTAAAGGATGATGGAAGCGTTTGCTACGAGTGGAACTCCAAGGCTCGCTTGTACATGAACCAAGTGAAATCACCCAGTCCCGATATCAAGTGTTATTCCTTTCAATGGGAATCATTATTGGATGGCCTTTTTCCTATCGATTGTTTCGATGTTGGCGGTGACCGTGGTTTCTGGTACGGTGGAGGCATTACCAAGGGAAATGACTACATTTTAGGGAATGCAACGTTTCCGAACAGTCCCTTCGTAACCGGTGACACGAACATGCACCAGTGGGGTAATGCCGTGAAGCGTTACTTTTTAAACTCGAAAGGTGTTGCAATTCAGGTGGACGAGAGGACACCACTGTATGTAAGCGTAAACTCGGAAGCATTGAACAAACTATGTCTGCAAGGTAGAAACGATCAGTTTGCTTTCGTCAACAAGCAGTCCCCCTATCCACAGTTGAAGTATACCATCTGCAGCGGGCCGGACATGAAATCGCTGCATAATGGTTTGATGCAGAAGAGTCTGTGGGATGGGTTGACGGAAAAGGATAACGATGTGATCAAATCGTTACTGCGGGAACCAGTATGGCAGATACCGGCATCGAAACAGGAACACCTTACAGAAACGGCGATCTACAACTACACGGAGAGCATCATTGCCCTGGGATACCTTCGCCTGGGGCACATTCTCGTAAATGAGTTTTGGCAGAAGACTATCGGCGACTTCCGGCTCGATGCGGAACGGTTTGCGACGCTCGATGAGACGGTGAACATTTTGCATCGACGCGGTTTCCGTGTTTCCCTCACGATCCAACCGTTCATCAGTACGGAAAGTAGCAATTTCCGTGAGGCGGTGGCCGGTAAACTGTTGATCTATGAGCGTGAATCCGAGCGCAGCATCCCGGCACTGACGCGGTACAAGAGCACGACAAGTGCGGGAGTGCTTGACGTCACGAACAACGCATCTATACCGTGGTTAGCGGAGAAGTTGAAAAGAATTTCCGAATCGGTGGAAATCGATTCGTACTTTCTTGACTTTGGAACGGCATTTAACATTCCCCGGTACTACCAGTGCGCCCATACGCTCGTCAATCCGGATGAGTTCAAAAACTACTTCATGGAACGATTCGAAGGCACGCTGAGCATTTTTGGTGTATCGAGTGCAGTGACTGTCCCGCGGCCACCGGCCTTCCTGAGCCTTCCGCCCGTGAACAGCTCCTGGAGTGGCCTGCAAACCATAATTCCAACAATGCTTTCATACGGCATCATCGGTTTTCCCTTCCTTATGCCCGGTCCGGTAGGTGGCGACTTTGTGCTTCCGACACAGCAACTGAAGAAAATGTATTCATTCTACGAGTTTGAGCTGCCACCACTGCCTGATAAGGAACTGTACGTACGATGGTTACAGTTGGCCACCTTTCTACCGGTGCTTCGCTTTACGTATCTTCCATCGGAGTATCGCGATGAATCGGTAACGGCAATCGCGAAGGAACTGGCCAACATACGGCAGGCGACGGTGGTACCAATGCTGGAACGCTACGCGAGCGTAGCCATGGATGATGGATTGCCCATCATTAGACCACTGTGGATGTTGGATTCGACGGACGTTAACTGTTTTTCCATTAGTGACGAATTTTCCATCGGCGACGGTATGATCGTTGCACCGGTGCTTACGAAAGGGGAAACGGTGCGTGAAG TGTATCTACCGCAGGGCGTGTGGAAGGATGGAATTGATGAGTCACTGCGGAAGGGAAGTCGTTGGATACACAATTACCACGTGCCTCAAAATAAGGTGGcctttttcataaaaatgccCGATAACACTCGCTTCTAG
- the LOC126572080 gene encoding sorting nexin-27 isoform X1 has translation METKNGKSGLTSMPQATVAPGGGGGGGGGGGVGGGGITPMKNGLKDNSNGPRVVTIYKTETGFGFNVRGQVSEGGQLRSINGELYAPLQHVSAVLDNGAAEQAGIKKGDRILEVNHVNVEGATHKQVVDLIKSGGDTLTLTVISVTQQEAERLEPTEDPGGYSYIDYSEKRSLPISIPDYNIIHRGNERYVVFNIHMAGRQLCSRRYREFANLHQHLKKEFSGFNFPKMPGKWPFQLNEQQLDARRRGLEQYLEKVCAVRVIAECDGVQEFLTDSADDVAASPVDIKIMLPDHAVVTVSVRKSANAQLVWEQLVQRANLTSYTQQYFYLFEIVEYNFERKLQPHEIPHQLYVQNYSTASSTCLCVRRWLFSIEREVSLPAGEQAAKFIFYQAVDEVNRSNIRADGRLYELKALQDSKKADEYLSLARTLPGYGDIVFPHCTCDSRKEGHVVPAVGMKSFRLHACREDGALEAQTVELQWATISRWESDEESMAFCFQYSRSDKPPRWVKVFTPYHAFLADCFDRIMEERAWDDTGE, from the exons atggaaacgaaaaatggcaaatccgGTCTAACTAGCATGCCTCAAGCGACGGTAGCGCCcgggggtggcggtggaggtggaggaggaggtggtgtcggtggcggtggcataaCGCCGATGAAGAACGGGCTGAAAGACAACTCAAACGGTCCCCGTGTAGTCACAATCTACAAGACGGAAACCGGTTTTGGGTTTAACGTCCGCGGCCAAGTCAGCGAGGGTGGGCAGCTGCGATCAATCAACGGAGAACTGTATGCACCTCTGCAGCACGTCAGTGCCGTTCTGGACAACGGGGCCGCGGAACAGGCCGGCATCAAGAAGGGGGACAGGATCCTGGAAGT caATCATGTGAACGTAGAAGGAGCCACACACAAGCAGGTAGTCGATCTCATCAAATCAGGCGGCGACACACTCACCTTAACCGTCATTTCGGTCACACAGCAG GAAGCGGAACGTTTGGAGCCGACCGAAGATCCGGGAGGATACTCGTACATTGATTACTCGGAGAAGCGCAGTTTGCCTATCAGTATACCTGACTACAACATCATACATCGAGGCAATGAACGGTACGTCGTGTTCAACATCCATATGGCCGGACGCCAGCTGTGTTCCAGGCGATATCGGGAGTTTGCGAACCTGCACCAGCATCTGAAGAAGGAATTTTCGGGCTTCAACTTCCCGAAGATGCCTGGCAAGTGGCCATTCCAGCTGAACGAACAACAGCTGGATGCACGGAGACGCGGACTAGAGCAGTACCTTGAGAAGGTATGTGCGGTCAGAGTGATCGCCGAGTGTGACGGAGTGCAAGAGTTTCTCACCGATTCGGCGGATGATGTGGCGGCTTCACCGGTGGACATTAAGATCATGTTGCCGGACCATGCGGTGGTCACGGTATCGGTACGCAAATCGGCGAACGCACAGCTGGTGTGGGAACAGCTGGTACAGCGCGCGAACCTTACATCGTACACCCAGCAGTACTTTTATTTGTTCGAAATTGTGGAGTACAACTTTGAGCGTAAACTGCAGCCACATGAAATCCCTCATCAGCTGTACGTCCAGAACTATAGCACCGCCTCCAGTACGTGTCTTTGCGTGAGACGATGGTTGTTTTCCATCGAACGAGAAGTATCGCTACCGGCCGGCGAACAGGCGGCTAAATTCATCTTTTATCAG GCAGTGGATGAGGTCAACCGTAGCAATATACGCGCCGATGGTCGCCTGTATGAGTTAAAGGCACTGCAGGACTCCAAAAAAGCGGACGAATATTTATCACTAGCACGAACGCTGCCCGGTTACGGTGATATCGTGTTTCCGCATTGTACTTGTGACAGTCGTAAAGAAGGTCACGTGGTGCCGGCGGTCGGTATGAAAAGTTTCCGATTGCACGCTTGCCGGGAAGATGGTGCATTAGAGGCGCAAACGGTGGAGCTGCAATGGGCGACCATTTCCCGCTGGGAAAGTGATGAGGAGTCGATGGCCTTCTGTTTTCAGTACAGCCGCTCGGACAAACCACCTCGATGGGTCAAAGTATTCACGCCATAC CATGCATTCCTCGCCGATTGTTTTGATAGGATAATGGAGGAACGGGCTTGGGATGATACCGGCGAATAG
- the LOC126572069 gene encoding myogenesis-regulating glycosidase isoform X1, translating to MQQEGSSSFIRQHERAMAEGQYRATVEEKIPFVDSDHDDEWLEAVDRSSTAATSSNRSVADEDDMMTESQENLARAFVSRGGASGPSLAERRMQGKLTVSIENNTAEDSDLSDEARDEARDLISTEERSRGLRRNSISLPSLNVNELQKMESIAQQEIMVEDESSTTSYSDGTTATPELPMSANKLKPMLHFNDETSSDEEVKMPTRNIFRTKRRSSIAPLPALRLNDKEMMSNDFETHSVLSNQASITSINSLASLLKEKMQNVPAIIRKKKRETKDYKLRAFVGFLFLVIVFLVGYAYVMYNQKLLSRSYFESIKFHKKTRNFRLLDGKGADLLTGVLGNTLPIEQPYNCLPHDLKDDGSVCYEWNSKARLYMNQVKSPSPDIKCYSFQWESLLDGLFPIDCFDVGGDRGFWYGGGITKGNDYILGNATFPNSPFVTGDTNMHQWGNAVKRYFLNSKGVAIQVDERTPLYVSVNSEALNKLCLQGRNDQFAFVNKQSPYPQLKYTICSGPDMKSLHNGLMQKSLWDGLTEKDNDVIKSLLREPVWQIPASKQEHLTETAIYNYTESIIALGYLRLGHILVNEFWQKTIGDFRLDAERFATLDETVNILHRRGFRVSLTIQPFISTESSNFREAVAGKLLIYERESERSIPALTRYKSTTSAGVLDVTNNASIPWLAEKLKRISESVEIDSYFLDFGTAFNIPRYYQCAHTLVNPDEFKNYFMERFEGTLSIFGVSSAVTVPRPPAFLSLPPVNSSWSGLQTIIPTMLSYGIIGFPFLMPGPVGGDFVLPTQQLKKMYSFYEFELPPLPDKELYVRWLQLATFLPVLRFTYLPSEYRDESVTAIAKELANIRQATVVPMLERYASVAMDDGLPIIRPLWMLDSTDVNCFSISDEFSIGDGMIVAPVLTKGETVREVYLPQGVWKDGIDESLRKGSRWIHNYHVPQNKVAFFIKMPDNTRF from the exons ATGCAACAGGAGGGTTCGTCATCGTTTATCAGGCAGCATGAGCGGGCAATGGCGGAGGGTCAGTACCGGGCCACCGTGGAGGAGAAGATCCCTTTCGTCGATTCAgatcacgacgacgagtggCTCGAggctgtcgatcgatcgagtacTGCCGCCACTAGTAGTAATCGGTCAGTcgccgacgaggacgatatGATGACGGAGAGCCAAGAAAATCTTGCGCGGGCCTTTGTGAGCCGTGGTGGCGCTAGTGGCCCATCACTGGCTGAGCGAAGAATGCAGGGAAAGCTTACCGTATCCATCGAAAACAACACAGCTGAAGATAG CGATCTATCTGATGAAGCCAGAGATGAAGCGAGGGACTTAATATCAACAGAAGAACGGTCTAGGGGCCTACGAAGAAATTCCATTTCTCTGCCCTCACTAAACGTGAACGAGCTGCAGAAGATGGAATCAATTGCCCAGCAAGAAATAATG GTCGAGGATGAGAGCAGCACGACTTCTTACTCCGATGGAACGACGGCAACACCGGAGTTGCCCATGTCGGCTAATAAGTTGAAACCAATGTTACATTTCAACGACGAAACCAGCAGCGACGAGGAAGTCAAAATGCCGACCAG GAATATATTCCGGACGAAGCGTCGATCTTCCATTGCACCGTTACCGGCACTACGACTGAATGATAAGGAAATGATGTCCAACGACTTCGAAACACATAGCGTGCTGAGCAATCAGGCGTcgatcaccagcatcaactCACTGGCGAGCTTGTTGAAGGAAAAAATGCAG AATGTGCCCGCTATAATCCGTAAGAAAAAGCGTGAAACTAAAGACTACAAGTTGCGTGCCTTTGTGGGATTTCTGTTTCTTGTGATCGTTTTTCTG GTCGGTTATGCATACGTTATGTACAACCAAAAGCTGCTGTCGCGATCATACTTTGAGAGCATCAAGTTCCACAAGAAAACGCGCAACTTTCGGCTGCTGGACGGGAAAGGAGCGGATCTTCTAACGGGAGTACTGGGAAACACGCTACCGATCGAGCAACCCTACAACTGTTTGCCACACGATCTAAAGGATGATGGAAGCGTTTGCTACGAGTGGAACTCCAAGGCTCGCTTGTACATGAACCAAGTGAAATCACCCAGTCCCGATATCAAGTGTTATTCCTTTCAATGGGAATCATTATTGGATGGCCTTTTTCCTATCGATTGTTTCGATGTTGGCGGTGACCGTGGTTTCTGGTACGGTGGAGGCATTACCAAGGGAAATGACTACATTTTAGGGAATGCAACGTTTCCGAACAGTCCCTTCGTAACCGGTGACACGAACATGCACCAGTGGGGTAATGCCGTGAAGCGTTACTTTTTAAACTCGAAAGGTGTTGCAATTCAGGTGGACGAGAGGACACCACTGTATGTAAGCGTAAACTCGGAAGCATTGAACAAACTATGTCTGCAAGGTAGAAACGATCAGTTTGCTTTCGTCAACAAGCAGTCCCCCTATCCACAGTTGAAGTATACCATCTGCAGCGGGCCGGACATGAAATCGCTGCATAATGGTTTGATGCAGAAGAGTCTGTGGGATGGGTTGACGGAAAAGGATAACGATGTGATCAAATCGTTACTGCGGGAACCAGTATGGCAGATACCGGCATCGAAACAGGAACACCTTACAGAAACGGCGATCTACAACTACACGGAGAGCATCATTGCCCTGGGATACCTTCGCCTGGGGCACATTCTCGTAAATGAGTTTTGGCAGAAGACTATCGGCGACTTCCGGCTCGATGCGGAACGGTTTGCGACGCTCGATGAGACGGTGAACATTTTGCATCGACGCGGTTTCCGTGTTTCCCTCACGATCCAACCGTTCATCAGTACGGAAAGTAGCAATTTCCGTGAGGCGGTGGCCGGTAAACTGTTGATCTATGAGCGTGAATCCGAGCGCAGCATCCCGGCACTGACGCGGTACAAGAGCACGACAAGTGCGGGAGTGCTTGACGTCACGAACAACGCATCTATACCGTGGTTAGCGGAGAAGTTGAAAAGAATTTCCGAATCGGTGGAAATCGATTCGTACTTTCTTGACTTTGGAACGGCATTTAACATTCCCCGGTACTACCAGTGCGCCCATACGCTCGTCAATCCGGATGAGTTCAAAAACTACTTCATGGAACGATTCGAAGGCACGCTGAGCATTTTTGGTGTATCGAGTGCAGTGACTGTCCCGCGGCCACCGGCCTTCCTGAGCCTTCCGCCCGTGAACAGCTCCTGGAGTGGCCTGCAAACCATAATTCCAACAATGCTTTCATACGGCATCATCGGTTTTCCCTTCCTTATGCCCGGTCCGGTAGGTGGCGACTTTGTGCTTCCGACACAGCAACTGAAGAAAATGTATTCATTCTACGAGTTTGAGCTGCCACCACTGCCTGATAAGGAACTGTACGTACGATGGTTACAGTTGGCCACCTTTCTACCGGTGCTTCGCTTTACGTATCTTCCATCGGAGTATCGCGATGAATCGGTAACGGCAATCGCGAAGGAACTGGCCAACATACGGCAGGCGACGGTGGTACCAATGCTGGAACGCTACGCGAGCGTAGCCATGGATGATGGATTGCCCATCATTAGACCACTGTGGATGTTGGATTCGACGGACGTTAACTGTTTTTCCATTAGTGACGAATTTTCCATCGGCGACGGTATGATCGTTGCACCGGTGCTTACGAAAGGGGAAACGGTGCGTGAAG TGTATCTACCGCAGGGCGTGTGGAAGGATGGAATTGATGAGTCACTGCGGAAGGGAAGTCGTTGGATACACAATTACCACGTGCCTCAAAATAAGGTGGcctttttcataaaaatgccCGATAACACTCGCTTCTAG
- the LOC126572080 gene encoding sorting nexin-27 isoform X2 — protein MQRSLFSSYCLENTDDALLPKDLSDLFCDSDTEEPGVRFSCRSSDHTPIATISGLVAKRSNHVNVEGATHKQVVDLIKSGGDTLTLTVISVTQQEAERLEPTEDPGGYSYIDYSEKRSLPISIPDYNIIHRGNERYVVFNIHMAGRQLCSRRYREFANLHQHLKKEFSGFNFPKMPGKWPFQLNEQQLDARRRGLEQYLEKVCAVRVIAECDGVQEFLTDSADDVAASPVDIKIMLPDHAVVTVSVRKSANAQLVWEQLVQRANLTSYTQQYFYLFEIVEYNFERKLQPHEIPHQLYVQNYSTASSTCLCVRRWLFSIEREVSLPAGEQAAKFIFYQAVDEVNRSNIRADGRLYELKALQDSKKADEYLSLARTLPGYGDIVFPHCTCDSRKEGHVVPAVGMKSFRLHACREDGALEAQTVELQWATISRWESDEESMAFCFQYSRSDKPPRWVKVFTPYHAFLADCFDRIMEERAWDDTGE, from the exons ATGCAGCGAAGTTTGTTCTCTTCGTATTGTCTGGAAAATACTGACGATGCTTTGCTGCCCAAGGATCTGAGTGATCTTTTCTGTGACAGTGACACAGAGGAACCGGGAGTACGATTTTCCTGCCGTTCTAGTGATCATACGCCAATAGCCACGATAAGTGGTTTAGTAGCGAAACGAAG caATCATGTGAACGTAGAAGGAGCCACACACAAGCAGGTAGTCGATCTCATCAAATCAGGCGGCGACACACTCACCTTAACCGTCATTTCGGTCACACAGCAG GAAGCGGAACGTTTGGAGCCGACCGAAGATCCGGGAGGATACTCGTACATTGATTACTCGGAGAAGCGCAGTTTGCCTATCAGTATACCTGACTACAACATCATACATCGAGGCAATGAACGGTACGTCGTGTTCAACATCCATATGGCCGGACGCCAGCTGTGTTCCAGGCGATATCGGGAGTTTGCGAACCTGCACCAGCATCTGAAGAAGGAATTTTCGGGCTTCAACTTCCCGAAGATGCCTGGCAAGTGGCCATTCCAGCTGAACGAACAACAGCTGGATGCACGGAGACGCGGACTAGAGCAGTACCTTGAGAAGGTATGTGCGGTCAGAGTGATCGCCGAGTGTGACGGAGTGCAAGAGTTTCTCACCGATTCGGCGGATGATGTGGCGGCTTCACCGGTGGACATTAAGATCATGTTGCCGGACCATGCGGTGGTCACGGTATCGGTACGCAAATCGGCGAACGCACAGCTGGTGTGGGAACAGCTGGTACAGCGCGCGAACCTTACATCGTACACCCAGCAGTACTTTTATTTGTTCGAAATTGTGGAGTACAACTTTGAGCGTAAACTGCAGCCACATGAAATCCCTCATCAGCTGTACGTCCAGAACTATAGCACCGCCTCCAGTACGTGTCTTTGCGTGAGACGATGGTTGTTTTCCATCGAACGAGAAGTATCGCTACCGGCCGGCGAACAGGCGGCTAAATTCATCTTTTATCAG GCAGTGGATGAGGTCAACCGTAGCAATATACGCGCCGATGGTCGCCTGTATGAGTTAAAGGCACTGCAGGACTCCAAAAAAGCGGACGAATATTTATCACTAGCACGAACGCTGCCCGGTTACGGTGATATCGTGTTTCCGCATTGTACTTGTGACAGTCGTAAAGAAGGTCACGTGGTGCCGGCGGTCGGTATGAAAAGTTTCCGATTGCACGCTTGCCGGGAAGATGGTGCATTAGAGGCGCAAACGGTGGAGCTGCAATGGGCGACCATTTCCCGCTGGGAAAGTGATGAGGAGTCGATGGCCTTCTGTTTTCAGTACAGCCGCTCGGACAAACCACCTCGATGGGTCAAAGTATTCACGCCATAC CATGCATTCCTCGCCGATTGTTTTGATAGGATAATGGAGGAACGGGCTTGGGATGATACCGGCGAATAG
- the LOC126572069 gene encoding myogenesis-regulating glycosidase isoform X2, whose amino-acid sequence MCDIVVTPPVNESESEIFFPVLEAKYATFSHFGQDGNIFRTKRRSSIAPLPALRLNDKEMMSNDFETHSVLSNQASITSINSLASLLKEKMQNVPAIIRKKKRETKDYKLRAFVGFLFLVIVFLVGYAYVMYNQKLLSRSYFESIKFHKKTRNFRLLDGKGADLLTGVLGNTLPIEQPYNCLPHDLKDDGSVCYEWNSKARLYMNQVKSPSPDIKCYSFQWESLLDGLFPIDCFDVGGDRGFWYGGGITKGNDYILGNATFPNSPFVTGDTNMHQWGNAVKRYFLNSKGVAIQVDERTPLYVSVNSEALNKLCLQGRNDQFAFVNKQSPYPQLKYTICSGPDMKSLHNGLMQKSLWDGLTEKDNDVIKSLLREPVWQIPASKQEHLTETAIYNYTESIIALGYLRLGHILVNEFWQKTIGDFRLDAERFATLDETVNILHRRGFRVSLTIQPFISTESSNFREAVAGKLLIYERESERSIPALTRYKSTTSAGVLDVTNNASIPWLAEKLKRISESVEIDSYFLDFGTAFNIPRYYQCAHTLVNPDEFKNYFMERFEGTLSIFGVSSAVTVPRPPAFLSLPPVNSSWSGLQTIIPTMLSYGIIGFPFLMPGPVGGDFVLPTQQLKKMYSFYEFELPPLPDKELYVRWLQLATFLPVLRFTYLPSEYRDESVTAIAKELANIRQATVVPMLERYASVAMDDGLPIIRPLWMLDSTDVNCFSISDEFSIGDGMIVAPVLTKGETVREVYLPQGVWKDGIDESLRKGSRWIHNYHVPQNKVAFFIKMPDNTRF is encoded by the exons ATGTGTGATATAGTGGTAACACCGCCTGTTAATGAATCTGAATCAGAAATCTTTTTTCCTGTCCTGGAAGCGAAATACGCTACCTTCAGTCACTTTGGCCAGGATGG GAATATATTCCGGACGAAGCGTCGATCTTCCATTGCACCGTTACCGGCACTACGACTGAATGATAAGGAAATGATGTCCAACGACTTCGAAACACATAGCGTGCTGAGCAATCAGGCGTcgatcaccagcatcaactCACTGGCGAGCTTGTTGAAGGAAAAAATGCAG AATGTGCCCGCTATAATCCGTAAGAAAAAGCGTGAAACTAAAGACTACAAGTTGCGTGCCTTTGTGGGATTTCTGTTTCTTGTGATCGTTTTTCTG GTCGGTTATGCATACGTTATGTACAACCAAAAGCTGCTGTCGCGATCATACTTTGAGAGCATCAAGTTCCACAAGAAAACGCGCAACTTTCGGCTGCTGGACGGGAAAGGAGCGGATCTTCTAACGGGAGTACTGGGAAACACGCTACCGATCGAGCAACCCTACAACTGTTTGCCACACGATCTAAAGGATGATGGAAGCGTTTGCTACGAGTGGAACTCCAAGGCTCGCTTGTACATGAACCAAGTGAAATCACCCAGTCCCGATATCAAGTGTTATTCCTTTCAATGGGAATCATTATTGGATGGCCTTTTTCCTATCGATTGTTTCGATGTTGGCGGTGACCGTGGTTTCTGGTACGGTGGAGGCATTACCAAGGGAAATGACTACATTTTAGGGAATGCAACGTTTCCGAACAGTCCCTTCGTAACCGGTGACACGAACATGCACCAGTGGGGTAATGCCGTGAAGCGTTACTTTTTAAACTCGAAAGGTGTTGCAATTCAGGTGGACGAGAGGACACCACTGTATGTAAGCGTAAACTCGGAAGCATTGAACAAACTATGTCTGCAAGGTAGAAACGATCAGTTTGCTTTCGTCAACAAGCAGTCCCCCTATCCACAGTTGAAGTATACCATCTGCAGCGGGCCGGACATGAAATCGCTGCATAATGGTTTGATGCAGAAGAGTCTGTGGGATGGGTTGACGGAAAAGGATAACGATGTGATCAAATCGTTACTGCGGGAACCAGTATGGCAGATACCGGCATCGAAACAGGAACACCTTACAGAAACGGCGATCTACAACTACACGGAGAGCATCATTGCCCTGGGATACCTTCGCCTGGGGCACATTCTCGTAAATGAGTTTTGGCAGAAGACTATCGGCGACTTCCGGCTCGATGCGGAACGGTTTGCGACGCTCGATGAGACGGTGAACATTTTGCATCGACGCGGTTTCCGTGTTTCCCTCACGATCCAACCGTTCATCAGTACGGAAAGTAGCAATTTCCGTGAGGCGGTGGCCGGTAAACTGTTGATCTATGAGCGTGAATCCGAGCGCAGCATCCCGGCACTGACGCGGTACAAGAGCACGACAAGTGCGGGAGTGCTTGACGTCACGAACAACGCATCTATACCGTGGTTAGCGGAGAAGTTGAAAAGAATTTCCGAATCGGTGGAAATCGATTCGTACTTTCTTGACTTTGGAACGGCATTTAACATTCCCCGGTACTACCAGTGCGCCCATACGCTCGTCAATCCGGATGAGTTCAAAAACTACTTCATGGAACGATTCGAAGGCACGCTGAGCATTTTTGGTGTATCGAGTGCAGTGACTGTCCCGCGGCCACCGGCCTTCCTGAGCCTTCCGCCCGTGAACAGCTCCTGGAGTGGCCTGCAAACCATAATTCCAACAATGCTTTCATACGGCATCATCGGTTTTCCCTTCCTTATGCCCGGTCCGGTAGGTGGCGACTTTGTGCTTCCGACACAGCAACTGAAGAAAATGTATTCATTCTACGAGTTTGAGCTGCCACCACTGCCTGATAAGGAACTGTACGTACGATGGTTACAGTTGGCCACCTTTCTACCGGTGCTTCGCTTTACGTATCTTCCATCGGAGTATCGCGATGAATCGGTAACGGCAATCGCGAAGGAACTGGCCAACATACGGCAGGCGACGGTGGTACCAATGCTGGAACGCTACGCGAGCGTAGCCATGGATGATGGATTGCCCATCATTAGACCACTGTGGATGTTGGATTCGACGGACGTTAACTGTTTTTCCATTAGTGACGAATTTTCCATCGGCGACGGTATGATCGTTGCACCGGTGCTTACGAAAGGGGAAACGGTGCGTGAAG TGTATCTACCGCAGGGCGTGTGGAAGGATGGAATTGATGAGTCACTGCGGAAGGGAAGTCGTTGGATACACAATTACCACGTGCCTCAAAATAAGGTGGcctttttcataaaaatgccCGATAACACTCGCTTCTAG